A window of the Streptomyces luomodiensis genome harbors these coding sequences:
- a CDS encoding SDR family NAD(P)-dependent oxidoreductase, giving the protein MHGSYVDLLRLRESEQPEAHVYRFLESGEVDGDITEMSYRELATRARAIAATLQERGFAGRHALLLYPPGLEFTGGFFGCLFGGVVAVPVPLPEFHQLDRSLRRLKRIIADAGIAVVLTTRLVADGLAAVIHEMPELAALEWIATDDIADERQTAWRDPGVGPDSTAFLQYTSGSTSEPRGVIVSHRNLLHNQRATAEGMGHTPELVASWEGDLIGSWLPVYHDMGLIGPVLHTVYVGSSAVLMSPLHFLQQPRRWPAMVSAFGVRCSGAPNFGYELCVRRATPESVAGLDLSRWRVAANGAEPVRAGTLRRFADTFAPAGFRPASLLPVYGLAEATLTVTAGSGGGLDRAPTILRAGPGQPEWVSSGRPAEGTTVLIADPERCTECPEGTVGEIWVTGGSVAGGYHGDAEKTRETFDGRLDDGRGGFLRTGDLGFLRDGELFVTGRRKDLLIIDGKNHYPQDVELTVESAHPAVRAGCVAVFSVERGDGEVGDGGNDVGGDGDGGNDGGGNDGGSGGDGGGGEVPVVVAEVKTTDHAELDAVEDAVRSAVGAQHGLAVRAVVLIPPRTIFKTSSGKIQRQATRAAYLAGELTAVERAAPDTPVEQAPAAHHAATPDQAPAEHTSPAPPSRNPVPTVASIRDWLVAAVARDTGTDPARIDLDRPIAEFGLGSRGLVELTVRLSEFVGRELEPSLVFEHPSISAVATALGTAGTTGSATERVPADSEVAIISMACRFPGGADNPEALWKLLADGVDAVQAVPEERWDTTGLHDTDPDAPGKTYTLQGGFLTGVDRFDAPFFGISAHEAAAMDPQQRLLLQASWEAIERAGIDPRRLAGTATGVYIGLYDSGYLAGADLDQMNGHVGTGNAGSVASGRIAYTLGLRGPALTVDTACSSSLVALHLAARAVAAGECELALAGGASVMATPRAHVEFSRLRGLSASGRCRPFSNDADGVVWAEGCGLVLLKRLDAALRDGDPVLAVVCGSAVNQDGRSQGLSAPNGLAQEQVIRAALASAGLEPQDIDYVETHGTGTPLGDPIEARALARVFGPGRAADRPLAIGSLKSNLGHTQAAAGIGGVIKTVLALRHELLPASLHADHLTPHIDWATAGLTVQRDPAPWPSGRGTRRTRRAGVSAFGISGTNAHVVLEEPPVRGHLPTDSADSPDSAASAVSEPLLIPVSARTRTALSGQAERLLAFLQTASDETASDETTPDDITSHLSLPALARSLATRRTHFEHRAVVRARTADELRAGLAGLAGGDTAPNLVTGSAPALSSGKVAFVFPGQGAQWASMALDLLACSAPFRAELAKADAAIRRYTGWSATAVLRGEADAPELTGDDVVQPVLFAVMVSLAAHWRERGVAPDAVIGHSQGEIAAAYVSGALGLSDAAAVVVLRSRALPRIAGAGAMAVVGLPADELRSRLGGAVAVAAVNGPRTTVVAGDRAAVTDLLATLDGEQVFHRMLDVDYASHTEHVASLRESLAADLAGITARPGPIAWYSTVLAEAVTGAVLDDGYWYRNLREPVRFAETVTRMIADGYRFFVEMSPHPSLVTAVHSVAEDNGREVVAVGSLRREEDGPACLDRAQAELYIGGLEPDWARLLGTDDGGGRGDAFPDLPTYAWDDHAYWTTPRPGTTGLPGFGRTGHPFLTTVVPNPATGAVTLAGALALDRQPWLADHAVEDTVLLPGTAFVELALVAGDEVGCDAVRELVMREPLSLSPGTEIALQVVVGPSDDAGDRPVSIHACGDGERTWTEHARGTLSHADDSGAGTSGSETMAWPPADAVAVDLTDGYERLAALGYQYGPTFMGLRAAWRLGDDLYADVALPDDVRDSATAHLLHPALFDAALHALALQAGPVPDDTIPLPFSWSRVTVRSAGAVALRAHLAPIGDEQVRITLTEADGALVAQVDTLELRKTPLSRLVTPTRPHDSWYVVDWVPLPVPDEAYEPPRSPSETPALLLRRSTEPEPADRLPATAESEVSAVLDQVKARLAAEDDNEPPLAVVTSQAIAVDGHETDLDLCHAPVWGLLRSAQTEHPGRIVLVDVDDWADAPIAIATATAAVNDEPQLALRRGRFFAPRLAAATPEQKTEQATEQQTGQGGEQGQGTRPRLSDGTVLITGGTGSLGSLVARHLVSAYGVRNLLLVSRQGRSAAGAEALVTELEEKGASVRVAACDAADRAALAAVLDELPAAQPLTAVIHTAGVLADAVFLSTTPRNLAATFRAKVATAWNLHELTKDQNLSAFVLFSSAAGVLGSPGQAGYAAANTFLDALAQHRRHLGLPGSSLAWGVWEQSDGMTASLREGRLSRIGRGGMIALSPDHGLALLDSALSTEPVLAVPARLRLDALARSETIPSVLRGLVRGRARRSADGGRAARSALLRRLEGVSEVRRDAVVLELVRTHVAAVLGRAGAEDIAPDRAFQDLGFDSLTAVELRNRLKNATGLTLSATVVFDYPTPDALAKYIATNLPGQPDAPAASVAADSDVWSVIRAIPLADLRDSGLLDKLLLLAEASEERQAKAKANDDLIDSMGADDLVALALSQGE; this is encoded by the coding sequence ATGCACGGTTCTTATGTCGATCTGCTCCGCCTTCGGGAGTCGGAGCAGCCGGAGGCGCACGTCTACCGATTCCTGGAATCCGGCGAGGTCGACGGCGACATCACCGAGATGTCCTATCGAGAGCTGGCGACACGTGCGCGTGCCATCGCCGCCACATTGCAGGAGCGCGGATTCGCTGGCCGGCACGCGCTGCTGCTCTATCCGCCGGGCCTGGAGTTCACGGGCGGATTCTTCGGCTGTCTTTTCGGCGGGGTCGTCGCGGTGCCCGTCCCGCTGCCGGAGTTCCACCAGCTCGACCGCTCCCTGCGCAGGTTGAAGCGGATCATCGCCGACGCCGGCATCGCGGTCGTCCTGACCACGCGGCTGGTGGCCGACGGCCTGGCCGCCGTGATCCACGAGATGCCCGAACTCGCCGCCCTGGAGTGGATCGCGACCGACGACATCGCCGACGAGCGGCAAACCGCGTGGCGCGACCCGGGCGTCGGCCCGGATTCCACGGCATTCCTCCAGTACACCTCCGGCTCGACGTCGGAGCCGCGCGGCGTGATCGTCAGCCACCGCAACCTGCTGCACAACCAGCGGGCCACGGCGGAAGGAATGGGACACACCCCCGAACTGGTCGCGTCCTGGGAGGGCGACCTGATCGGCAGCTGGCTGCCGGTGTACCACGACATGGGCCTGATCGGGCCGGTACTGCACACGGTCTACGTCGGCAGCAGCGCGGTGCTGATGTCGCCGCTGCACTTCCTCCAGCAGCCCAGGCGCTGGCCGGCGATGGTCTCGGCGTTCGGGGTGCGGTGCAGCGGTGCGCCGAACTTCGGCTACGAGCTCTGCGTCCGGCGCGCCACCCCGGAGTCCGTGGCGGGCCTGGACCTCAGCCGGTGGCGGGTGGCCGCCAACGGCGCCGAGCCCGTCCGGGCGGGCACCTTGCGCCGGTTCGCGGACACGTTCGCGCCCGCGGGCTTCCGGCCCGCGTCGCTGTTGCCGGTGTACGGACTGGCCGAGGCGACGCTGACGGTGACCGCCGGCTCCGGCGGTGGCCTGGACCGGGCGCCCACGATCCTCCGGGCCGGACCCGGACAACCGGAGTGGGTCAGCTCGGGACGGCCCGCCGAGGGGACGACCGTCCTGATCGCCGACCCGGAACGGTGCACCGAGTGCCCGGAAGGGACGGTCGGCGAGATCTGGGTGACCGGCGGGAGCGTGGCGGGCGGCTACCACGGCGACGCCGAGAAGACCAGGGAGACGTTCGACGGCCGGCTCGACGACGGGCGCGGCGGGTTTCTGCGCACCGGCGACCTGGGCTTCCTCCGGGACGGCGAACTGTTCGTGACGGGGCGACGCAAGGACCTGCTGATCATCGACGGCAAGAACCACTACCCGCAGGACGTGGAGCTGACCGTGGAGTCCGCGCACCCCGCGGTGCGCGCCGGCTGCGTGGCGGTGTTCTCGGTCGAGCGTGGGGATGGCGAGGTCGGAGATGGCGGCAATGACGTCGGTGGCGATGGCGACGGTGGCAATGACGGCGGTGGCAATGACGGCGGTAGCGGTGGCGATGGTGGCGGTGGCGAGGTGCCGGTCGTCGTCGCGGAGGTGAAGACGACCGACCACGCCGAGCTCGACGCGGTCGAGGACGCCGTCCGAAGCGCCGTCGGCGCGCAGCACGGCCTCGCCGTCCGCGCGGTGGTGCTGATCCCGCCCCGCACGATCTTCAAGACCAGCAGCGGCAAGATCCAGCGGCAGGCCACCCGTGCCGCCTATCTGGCCGGGGAACTCACGGCCGTGGAGCGAGCCGCGCCGGACACACCGGTGGAGCAGGCACCGGCAGCGCATCATGCAGCAACCCCGGATCAGGCACCGGCAGAGCACACGTCCCCGGCGCCGCCGTCCCGTAACCCCGTGCCCACCGTCGCGTCGATCCGGGACTGGCTCGTCGCGGCGGTCGCCCGGGACACCGGCACCGACCCGGCGCGGATCGACCTGGACCGGCCGATCGCCGAGTTCGGGCTCGGCTCACGTGGCCTGGTCGAACTCACGGTACGGCTGTCCGAGTTCGTCGGCCGGGAGCTGGAACCCAGCCTGGTGTTCGAGCATCCGTCGATTTCGGCGGTGGCGACCGCGCTCGGCACCGCCGGGACGACGGGTTCGGCCACCGAGCGGGTCCCGGCCGACAGCGAGGTGGCGATCATCTCGATGGCCTGCCGCTTTCCGGGCGGCGCCGACAACCCCGAGGCGCTCTGGAAACTGCTCGCGGACGGTGTCGACGCCGTCCAGGCCGTGCCGGAGGAGAGGTGGGACACCACCGGACTGCACGACACGGACCCCGACGCGCCCGGAAAGACCTACACCCTCCAGGGCGGCTTCCTCACCGGCGTCGACCGCTTCGACGCGCCGTTCTTCGGGATCTCCGCGCATGAGGCCGCCGCGATGGACCCCCAGCAGCGGTTGCTGCTGCAAGCCTCCTGGGAAGCGATCGAACGCGCGGGCATCGATCCCCGACGCCTGGCCGGCACCGCCACCGGTGTCTACATCGGGCTGTACGACAGCGGATACCTGGCGGGCGCCGACCTGGACCAGATGAACGGGCACGTCGGCACCGGCAACGCCGGCAGCGTCGCCTCCGGCCGCATCGCCTACACGCTCGGGCTGCGGGGACCGGCGCTCACGGTCGACACCGCCTGCTCCTCGTCCCTGGTGGCACTGCATCTGGCCGCGCGGGCCGTGGCCGCCGGTGAGTGCGAGCTCGCCCTCGCCGGCGGTGCCTCCGTCATGGCGACACCGCGTGCCCATGTGGAATTCAGCCGCCTGCGGGGGCTGTCCGCCTCCGGCCGCTGCCGACCGTTCTCGAACGACGCCGACGGCGTGGTCTGGGCCGAAGGGTGCGGTCTGGTCCTGCTCAAACGGCTCGACGCCGCGCTGCGGGACGGTGACCCGGTGCTCGCGGTCGTCTGCGGTTCGGCGGTCAACCAGGACGGACGCAGCCAGGGACTCAGCGCACCGAACGGACTCGCCCAGGAACAGGTGATCCGAGCGGCCCTCGCCTCCGCCGGCCTGGAGCCGCAGGACATCGACTACGTCGAGACGCACGGCACCGGCACACCGCTCGGCGACCCGATCGAGGCCCGTGCGCTGGCCAGGGTCTTCGGACCCGGCCGCGCCGCCGACCGGCCGCTCGCGATCGGGTCGCTCAAGTCGAACCTCGGCCACACCCAGGCCGCGGCCGGTATCGGCGGGGTCATCAAGACCGTACTCGCCCTGCGTCACGAACTGCTGCCCGCGTCGCTGCACGCCGACCACCTGACGCCCCACATCGACTGGGCCACGGCCGGACTCACGGTGCAGCGCGATCCGGCGCCGTGGCCGTCGGGCCGGGGTACCCGGCGTACCCGGCGTGCCGGGGTCAGCGCGTTCGGTATCAGCGGCACGAACGCCCATGTGGTGCTGGAGGAGCCGCCGGTCAGGGGCCACCTGCCGACGGACTCGGCAGACTCACCGGACTCGGCCGCCTCGGCGGTGTCGGAGCCGCTGCTCATACCGGTCTCCGCCCGTACCCGGACGGCGCTGTCGGGCCAGGCCGAGCGCCTGCTGGCGTTCCTCCAAACCGCTTCCGACGAAACCGCTTCCGACGAAACCACGCCCGACGACATCACGTCCCATCTGTCGCTGCCCGCCCTGGCCCGGTCGCTCGCGACGCGACGCACCCACTTCGAACACCGGGCCGTCGTCAGGGCGCGGACCGCGGACGAACTCCGCGCCGGACTTGCCGGGCTCGCAGGCGGCGATACCGCGCCGAACCTGGTCACCGGCTCCGCCCCGGCGTTGAGCTCCGGCAAGGTGGCGTTCGTGTTCCCGGGCCAAGGGGCACAGTGGGCGTCCATGGCGCTCGACCTGCTGGCCTGCTCGGCACCGTTCCGGGCCGAGCTCGCCAAGGCCGACGCCGCGATCCGGCGGTACACCGGCTGGTCCGCCACGGCCGTGCTGCGCGGTGAGGCCGACGCTCCCGAGCTGACCGGGGACGATGTCGTGCAGCCCGTGCTGTTCGCCGTGATGGTGTCGCTGGCCGCGCACTGGCGGGAGCGCGGAGTGGCTCCGGACGCCGTCATCGGACACAGCCAGGGCGAGATCGCGGCCGCCTACGTCAGTGGCGCGCTCGGACTGTCCGACGCCGCCGCCGTGGTCGTCCTCCGCAGCCGGGCCCTGCCGCGCATCGCCGGCGCCGGCGCGATGGCGGTCGTCGGACTGCCCGCCGACGAACTGCGGTCGCGGCTGGGCGGCGCGGTGGCGGTCGCCGCGGTCAACGGACCGAGGACGACGGTGGTCGCCGGCGACCGCGCCGCGGTGACCGACCTGCTCGCGACGCTGGACGGCGAGCAGGTGTTCCATCGCATGCTCGACGTCGACTACGCCTCGCACACCGAACACGTGGCGTCCCTGCGCGAGTCGCTGGCGGCCGATCTGGCCGGTATCACCGCCCGGCCCGGCCCGATCGCCTGGTACTCCACGGTGCTGGCCGAGGCGGTGACCGGCGCCGTACTCGATGACGGCTACTGGTACCGGAACCTGCGCGAACCGGTGCGGTTCGCCGAGACCGTCACCCGTATGATCGCGGACGGCTACCGGTTCTTCGTCGAGATGAGCCCGCATCCGTCGCTCGTCACCGCCGTCCACAGCGTCGCGGAGGACAACGGCCGCGAGGTCGTCGCCGTCGGCTCCCTGCGCCGCGAGGAGGACGGGCCGGCGTGTCTGGACCGCGCGCAGGCCGAGTTGTACATCGGTGGCCTGGAGCCGGACTGGGCCAGGCTGCTGGGGACGGACGACGGCGGTGGGCGCGGCGATGCCTTCCCGGACCTCCCCACCTACGCCTGGGACGACCATGCGTACTGGACCACCCCGAGGCCGGGAACCACCGGGCTGCCGGGCTTCGGACGGACCGGTCACCCGTTCCTCACCACCGTCGTGCCGAATCCGGCGACCGGGGCCGTGACATTGGCCGGTGCGCTGGCGCTGGACCGGCAGCCGTGGCTCGCCGACCACGCGGTCGAGGACACGGTGCTGCTTCCCGGCACGGCGTTCGTGGAGCTGGCACTGGTCGCCGGTGACGAAGTCGGCTGTGACGCGGTGCGGGAACTGGTCATGCGCGAGCCGCTGAGCCTGTCGCCGGGCACCGAGATCGCGCTCCAGGTCGTGGTGGGCCCGTCGGACGACGCGGGCGACAGGCCCGTTTCCATCCACGCCTGCGGGGATGGCGAACGGACGTGGACCGAGCACGCGCGCGGGACACTGTCACACGCGGACGACTCCGGCGCCGGAACATCCGGCAGCGAAACCATGGCGTGGCCGCCCGCCGATGCCGTGGCCGTCGATCTGACCGACGGCTACGAGCGGCTCGCGGCGCTCGGCTACCAGTACGGACCGACGTTCATGGGTTTGCGTGCGGCGTGGCGGCTCGGCGACGACCTGTATGCCGACGTGGCCCTGCCCGACGACGTTCGGGATTCCGCCACGGCCCACCTGCTGCACCCCGCGCTGTTCGACGCCGCATTGCACGCGCTGGCGCTCCAGGCCGGTCCGGTGCCGGACGACACCATCCCGCTGCCCTTCTCCTGGTCGCGCGTCACGGTGCGGTCGGCCGGCGCCGTGGCTCTTCGCGCGCATCTGGCCCCGATCGGCGACGAACAGGTCCGGATCACCCTGACCGAGGCCGACGGTGCGCTGGTGGCACAGGTCGACACGCTGGAACTGCGGAAGACGCCGCTGTCCCGGCTCGTGACGCCCACGCGCCCCCATGACTCGTGGTACGTGGTCGACTGGGTCCCGCTGCCCGTGCCGGACGAGGCGTACGAGCCGCCGCGATCGCCGAGCGAAACGCCCGCGCTGCTCCTACGCCGCAGCACGGAACCGGAGCCCGCCGATCGCCTGCCGGCCACGGCCGAGAGCGAGGTCTCGGCCGTCCTCGACCAGGTCAAGGCGCGACTGGCCGCCGAGGACGACAACGAGCCGCCGTTGGCCGTCGTCACCAGCCAGGCCATCGCGGTCGACGGGCACGAGACCGACCTGGACCTGTGCCACGCACCGGTGTGGGGCCTCCTCCGGTCCGCCCAGACCGAGCATCCGGGCCGGATCGTGCTGGTCGACGTGGACGACTGGGCCGACGCGCCGATCGCGATCGCGACCGCGACGGCGGCGGTCAACGACGAGCCACAGCTCGCCTTGCGCCGTGGACGTTTCTTCGCACCCCGGCTGGCAGCGGCCACCCCGGAGCAGAAAACGGAACAGGCAACGGAACAGCAAACGGGCCAGGGAGGGGAGCAGGGCCAGGGAACGCGGCCACGGCTCAGTGACGGCACAGTGCTGATCACCGGCGGCACCGGATCGCTCGGCAGCCTGGTCGCCCGACACCTGGTGAGCGCGTACGGGGTACGGAACCTGCTGCTCGTCAGCAGGCAAGGCCGCTCCGCGGCCGGTGCGGAGGCGCTCGTCACCGAACTGGAGGAGAAGGGCGCCTCGGTACGCGTCGCCGCCTGCGACGCGGCGGATCGCGCGGCCCTGGCGGCAGTGCTCGACGAGCTCCCCGCGGCACAGCCGTTGACCGCGGTCATCCACACCGCCGGTGTGCTTGCCGACGCCGTGTTCTTGTCGACCACACCGCGGAACCTCGCCGCGACGTTCCGGGCGAAGGTGGCCACCGCCTGGAACCTGCACGAACTCACCAAGGACCAGAACCTGTCGGCCTTCGTCCTGTTCTCGTCGGCTGCCGGTGTGCTGGGCTCGCCGGGCCAGGCCGGTTACGCCGCTGCCAACACGTTCCTGGACGCGCTGGCCCAGCACCGGCGGCACCTCGGACTCCCCGGTTCCTCCCTCGCATGGGGCGTCTGGGAGCAGTCGGACGGAATGACCGCGTCATTGCGGGAAGGCAGGCTGTCCCGGATCGGCCGCGGTGGCATGATCGCGCTGTCACCGGACCATGGCCTGGCCTTGCTCGACAGCGCACTGTCCACGGAGCCCGTGCTGGCCGTGCCGGCGCGGTTGCGGCTGGACGCGCTGGCACGGTCGGAGACGATCCCGTCGGTACTGCGTGGGCTGGTGCGTGGCCGAGCGCGTCGGTCGGCGGACGGTGGCCGCGCGGCGCGGTCGGCGTTGTTGCGGCGGCTGGAGGGGGTGTCCGAGGTCAGGCGGGACGCGGTGGTGCTCGAGCTGGTGCGTACGCACGTCGCGGCCGTGCTCGGGCGTGCGGGAGCCGAGGACATCGCTCCGGACCGGGCCTTTCAGGACCTCGGTTTCGATTCCCTGACGGCGGTCGAGCTGCGGAACCGGCTCAAGAACGCCACCGGGCTGACCCTGTCGGCCACAGTGGTCTTCGACTACCCCACGCCCGACGCGCTGGCGAAGTACATCGCGACCAACCTACCCGGCCAGCCCGACGCGCCTGCTGCGAGCGTTGCGGCGGACTCCGACGTCTGGTCGGTCATCAGAGCCATTCCGCTCGCGGATCTGCGGGATTCCGGACTGCTCGACAAGTTGTTGCTGCTGGCCGAAGCGTCCGAGGAGCGGCAGGCCAAGGCAAAGGCGAACGACGATCTCATCGACTCCATGGGCGCGGACGATCTGGTGGCGCTCGCCCTGTCCCAGGGGGAGTGA